Proteins from a genomic interval of Poecile atricapillus isolate bPoeAtr1 chromosome 1, bPoeAtr1.hap1, whole genome shotgun sequence:
- the TUBGCP5 gene encoding gamma-tubulin complex component 5 isoform X2 has translation MAAPPVPRGRFEQEQDRAVRALVRCVTGLPEEELGGDRFQAALNFAWSNFRFHRFLDVNSHKVERTIEGIHEKLVIHSDLGKAASWKRLTEKFLNLPLPSTEETKTDTHYSILSLLLCLSDSPSNTTYVEKPRVKEVEKEEEFDWGKYLMEGEEIYFGPGIDTPDWSGESEEEEDTQPLSREDSGIQVDRTPLEDQDPNKKAVPNASWKVGEPDARSWLEQHVVPQYWTGRAPRFSHSLHLHSNLAAVWDHHLYASDPLYVPEERTLVTETQVIRETLWLLSGVKKLFIFQLNDGKVTVRNDIIVTHLTHNCLRSVLEQIAAYGQVVFRLQKFIDEVMGHNPESIMHGTVSTPKKTTEAPFRTYQAFMWALYKYFISFKEELTEIEKCIINKDKTVTLSIVIDKLSPRLAQLKVLHKVFSTGVAEVPPDTRNVVRASHLLNTLYKAILEYDSVGEASEQTVSLLFSLWVETVRPYLQTVDEWIVHGNLFDPAKEFIIQRNKNVPVNHRDFWYATYTLYSVSEKTENEEKMSDNASASSGSDQAPSSRQHTMVSFLKPVLKQIIMAGKSMQLLKNLQCKDGSPQQAASRDAERKSLYTLFLESVQSRLRHGEESVPDIITEQQATKQSLIKMQSIAERHLELDDVHDPLLAINFARLYLEQSDFHEKFTGGDVCVDRSSESVTCQTFELTLRSCLYPHIDKQYLECCGNLMQTLKKDYRLVEYLQAMRNFFLLEAGDTMYDFYTSIFDKIREKETWQNVAFLNVHLQEAVGQRYPEDSTRLSISFESVDTAKKKLPVHTLDGLTLSYKVPWPVDIVISLECQKIYNQVFLLLLQIKWAKYSLDVLRFDELVSAAENSQNKEGTSLEQGTLPVFGPPKENIKQQIHRMFLLRVKLMHFVNSLHNYIMTRILHSTGLEFQHQVEEAKDLDQLIKIHYRYLSTIHDRCLLREKVSFVKEAIMKVLNLVLMFADRWQAGLGAWKMESIEKMESDFKNCHMFLVTVLNKAVCRGSFPHLESLALSLMAGMEQS, from the exons ATGGCGGCGCCGCCCGTCCCCCGAGGCCGCTTCGAGCAGGAGCAGGACCGCGCCGTCCGCGCCCTGGTGCGCTGCGTGACCGGCCTGCCCGAGGAGGAGCTGGGCGGAGACCGCTTCCAGGCGGCGCTCAATTTCGCCTGGTCCAACTTCAG ATTTCACCGTTTTCTTGATGTGAACAGTCACAAAGTAGAGAGAACAATAGAAGG aatacatgaaaaattggTAATTCATTCTGaccttggaaaagctgcaagctGGAAAAGACTAACAGAAAAATTTCTGAACTTGCCACTCCCAAGTACTGAAGAAACAAAG ACGGATACGCACTATTCCATACTGTCTCTTCTGTTGTGTTTGTCTGATTCGCCGTCCAACACCACCTATGTGGAAAAACCAAGAGTCAAAGAAGTGG aaaaggaagaagaatttGATTGGGGAAAGTATTTGATggaaggagaagaaatttaCTTTGGCCCAGGCATAGATACACCA GATTGGTCTGGAGAAagtgaagaggaagaggacacTCAGCCCTTGAGCAGGGAGGACTCAGGTATTCAAGTAGACAGGACACCTTTGGAAGACCAAGATCCAAATAAGAAGGCAGTACCTAATGCTTCCTGGAAAG TCGGTGAGCCTGATGCCCGCagctggctggagcagcacgTGGTTCCTCAGTACTGGACAGGAAGGGCTCCTCGCTTTTCACATAGTTTGCACTTGCATTCCAACCTGGCTGCAGTCTG GGACCACCATTTGTACGCCAGTGATCCTTTGTACGTGCCAGAAGAGAGGACTCTGGTCACAGAAACACAGGTTATACGAGAAACTCTTTG gcTACTTTCAGGAgtgaaaaagctttttatatTTCAGCTGAATGATGGAAAAGTGACTGTGCGGAATGATATTATTGTAACTCATTTAACCCAT aattgcCTGAGATCTGTATTGGAGCAGATAGCAGCATATGGTCAAGTTGTGTTTAGACTACAGAAGTTCATTGATGAAGTGATGGGACACAACCCAGAAAGCATAATGCATGGAACAGTTTCCACTCCAAAGAAGACTACAGAAGCCCCATTCAGAACCTACCAAGCTTTTATGTGGGCTttgtataaatatttcattagttTTAAAGAAGAACTTACTGAAATTGAAAAATGCATAATCAACAAAG ataaaaCAGTCACACTTTCAATAGTAATAGATAAGCTGTCTCCCAGACTAGCACAACTGAAGGTACTTCACAAGGTGTTCAGCACAGGAGTAGCAGAAGTGCCACCTGACACTAGAAATGTTGTACGAGCATCTCATCTGCTTAATACACTCTACAAAGCTATTCTTGAATACGATAGTGTTGGAGAGGCATCTGAGCAAACG GTATCCCTTTTGTTCTCTCTCTGGGTTGAAACTGTGAGGCCATACTTACAGACAGTGGATGAATGGATAGTCCATGGTAATTTGTTTGATCCTGCAAAGGAATTTATTATTCAGAG aaacaaaaatgttcCAGTTAATCACAGAGATTTTTGGTATGCTACCTACACATTATATAGTGTgtcagaaaagacagagaatgAAGAGAAGATGAGTGATAATGCCAGTGCCAGTTCTGGCAGTGATCAGGCTCCTTCAAGCAGACAGCACACAATGGTTTCTTTTCTGAAACCTGTGCTAAAGCAAATTATCATGGCTGGAAAATCCATGCAGCTGTTGAAGAATCTTCAATGCAAAGATGGTTCTCCACAGCAGGCTGCATCAAGAG ATGCTGAACGGAAGAGTTTATATACACTGTTCTTGGAATCAGTGCAGTCTCGCCTGCGGCATGGGGAGGAGTCTGTCCCAGACATTATTACAGAACAGCAGGCCACAAAGCAGAGCCTGATAAAGATGCAGTCTATAGCAGAAAGACACTTGGAGCTGGATGATGTCCATGACCCGCTGCTGGCTATTAATTTTGCCAG attGTACTTGGAACAGAGTGACTTTCATGAGAAGTTTACTGGTGGGGATGTCTGTGTGGATAGGTCCTCAGAATCTGTGACGTGCCAGACTTTTGAACTGACACTGAGGTCTTGTCTTTATCCTCACATAGACAAGCAATACTTGGAATGCTGTGGTAATTTGATGCAAACTTTAAAGAAGGATTATAG GCTTGTAGAATATTTGCAGGCAATGAGAAATTTTTTCTTACTTGAAGCTGGAGATACCATGTATGACTTCTATACATCTATTTTTGACAAAATTAGAGAAAAGGAAACTTGGCAGAATGTCGCTTTCTTAAATGTTCACCTACAAGAAGCAGTTGGACAACGATATCCAGAGGACAGTACAAG GTTGTCAATATCATTTGAAAGTGTTGATACAGCAAAGAAGAAACTCCCTGTCCACACCTTAGATGGTTTGACATTGAGTTACAAG GTTCCTTGGCCTGTGGATATAGTTATAAGCTTAGAATGCCAAAAAATTTACAATCAAGTTTTTCTGCTCTTGCTGCAAATAAAGTGGGCCAAGTATAGTCTAGATGTTCTACGATTTGATG aactagTCTCTGCTGCAGAAAACTCACAGAATAAGGAAGGAACTTCATTAGAACAAGGAACACTTCCTGTATTTGGACcaccaaaagaaaatataaaacaacaAATACATCGCATGTTCCTCTTAAGAGTGAAACTTATGCATTTTGTCAACAGCCTGCACAACTACATCATGACTAGG attcTCCACAGTACAGGCTTGGAGTTTCAGCATCAGGTAGAAGAAGCCAAAGATTTAGATCAATTGATAAAGATTCATTACAGATATCTATCTACAATTCATGATCGCTGCTTACTGAGAGAAAAG gtAAGCTTTGTGAAGGAAGCTATAATGAAAGTGTTAAATTTAGTACTGATGTTTGCAGACCGTTGGCAAGCTGGTTTAGGGGCTTGGAA GATGGAATCCATAGAGAAGATggaatctgattttaaaaactgcCACATGTTTCTTGTAACTGTTCTCAACAAAGCTGTCTGTCGAGGCTCTTTTCCCCATT TGGAATCTTTAGCTTTGTCACTGATGGCTGGCATGGAACAAAGTTAA
- the TUBGCP5 gene encoding gamma-tubulin complex component 5 isoform X1: protein MAAPPVPRGRFEQEQDRAVRALVRCVTGLPEEELGGDRFQAALNFAWSNFRFHRFLDVNSHKVERTIEGIHEKLVIHSDLGKAASWKRLTEKFLNLPLPSTEETKTDTHYSILSLLLCLSDSPSNTTYVEKPRVKEVDSFLNDLCTFPRRCFECTFSPFQECEYEEVISNNTNYKKEEEFDWGKYLMEGEEIYFGPGIDTPDWSGESEEEEDTQPLSREDSGIQVDRTPLEDQDPNKKAVPNASWKVGEPDARSWLEQHVVPQYWTGRAPRFSHSLHLHSNLAAVWDHHLYASDPLYVPEERTLVTETQVIRETLWLLSGVKKLFIFQLNDGKVTVRNDIIVTHLTHNCLRSVLEQIAAYGQVVFRLQKFIDEVMGHNPESIMHGTVSTPKKTTEAPFRTYQAFMWALYKYFISFKEELTEIEKCIINKDKTVTLSIVIDKLSPRLAQLKVLHKVFSTGVAEVPPDTRNVVRASHLLNTLYKAILEYDSVGEASEQTVSLLFSLWVETVRPYLQTVDEWIVHGNLFDPAKEFIIQRNKNVPVNHRDFWYATYTLYSVSEKTENEEKMSDNASASSGSDQAPSSRQHTMVSFLKPVLKQIIMAGKSMQLLKNLQCKDGSPQQAASRDAERKSLYTLFLESVQSRLRHGEESVPDIITEQQATKQSLIKMQSIAERHLELDDVHDPLLAINFARLYLEQSDFHEKFTGGDVCVDRSSESVTCQTFELTLRSCLYPHIDKQYLECCGNLMQTLKKDYRLVEYLQAMRNFFLLEAGDTMYDFYTSIFDKIREKETWQNVAFLNVHLQEAVGQRYPEDSTRLSISFESVDTAKKKLPVHTLDGLTLSYKVPWPVDIVISLECQKIYNQVFLLLLQIKWAKYSLDVLRFDELVSAAENSQNKEGTSLEQGTLPVFGPPKENIKQQIHRMFLLRVKLMHFVNSLHNYIMTRILHSTGLEFQHQVEEAKDLDQLIKIHYRYLSTIHDRCLLREKVSFVKEAIMKVLNLVLMFADRWQAGLGAWKMESIEKMESDFKNCHMFLVTVLNKAVCRGSFPHLESLALSLMAGMEQS, encoded by the exons ATGGCGGCGCCGCCCGTCCCCCGAGGCCGCTTCGAGCAGGAGCAGGACCGCGCCGTCCGCGCCCTGGTGCGCTGCGTGACCGGCCTGCCCGAGGAGGAGCTGGGCGGAGACCGCTTCCAGGCGGCGCTCAATTTCGCCTGGTCCAACTTCAG ATTTCACCGTTTTCTTGATGTGAACAGTCACAAAGTAGAGAGAACAATAGAAGG aatacatgaaaaattggTAATTCATTCTGaccttggaaaagctgcaagctGGAAAAGACTAACAGAAAAATTTCTGAACTTGCCACTCCCAAGTACTGAAGAAACAAAG ACGGATACGCACTATTCCATACTGTCTCTTCTGTTGTGTTTGTCTGATTCGCCGTCCAACACCACCTATGTGGAAAAACCAAGAGTCAAAGAAGTGG ATTCCTTTTTGAATGATCTCTGCACATTCCCTCGGCGGTGTTTTGAATGCACTTTCAGCCCATTCCAGGAATGTGAATATGAAGAAGTTATCTCAAACAACACTAATTACA aaaaggaagaagaatttGATTGGGGAAAGTATTTGATggaaggagaagaaatttaCTTTGGCCCAGGCATAGATACACCA GATTGGTCTGGAGAAagtgaagaggaagaggacacTCAGCCCTTGAGCAGGGAGGACTCAGGTATTCAAGTAGACAGGACACCTTTGGAAGACCAAGATCCAAATAAGAAGGCAGTACCTAATGCTTCCTGGAAAG TCGGTGAGCCTGATGCCCGCagctggctggagcagcacgTGGTTCCTCAGTACTGGACAGGAAGGGCTCCTCGCTTTTCACATAGTTTGCACTTGCATTCCAACCTGGCTGCAGTCTG GGACCACCATTTGTACGCCAGTGATCCTTTGTACGTGCCAGAAGAGAGGACTCTGGTCACAGAAACACAGGTTATACGAGAAACTCTTTG gcTACTTTCAGGAgtgaaaaagctttttatatTTCAGCTGAATGATGGAAAAGTGACTGTGCGGAATGATATTATTGTAACTCATTTAACCCAT aattgcCTGAGATCTGTATTGGAGCAGATAGCAGCATATGGTCAAGTTGTGTTTAGACTACAGAAGTTCATTGATGAAGTGATGGGACACAACCCAGAAAGCATAATGCATGGAACAGTTTCCACTCCAAAGAAGACTACAGAAGCCCCATTCAGAACCTACCAAGCTTTTATGTGGGCTttgtataaatatttcattagttTTAAAGAAGAACTTACTGAAATTGAAAAATGCATAATCAACAAAG ataaaaCAGTCACACTTTCAATAGTAATAGATAAGCTGTCTCCCAGACTAGCACAACTGAAGGTACTTCACAAGGTGTTCAGCACAGGAGTAGCAGAAGTGCCACCTGACACTAGAAATGTTGTACGAGCATCTCATCTGCTTAATACACTCTACAAAGCTATTCTTGAATACGATAGTGTTGGAGAGGCATCTGAGCAAACG GTATCCCTTTTGTTCTCTCTCTGGGTTGAAACTGTGAGGCCATACTTACAGACAGTGGATGAATGGATAGTCCATGGTAATTTGTTTGATCCTGCAAAGGAATTTATTATTCAGAG aaacaaaaatgttcCAGTTAATCACAGAGATTTTTGGTATGCTACCTACACATTATATAGTGTgtcagaaaagacagagaatgAAGAGAAGATGAGTGATAATGCCAGTGCCAGTTCTGGCAGTGATCAGGCTCCTTCAAGCAGACAGCACACAATGGTTTCTTTTCTGAAACCTGTGCTAAAGCAAATTATCATGGCTGGAAAATCCATGCAGCTGTTGAAGAATCTTCAATGCAAAGATGGTTCTCCACAGCAGGCTGCATCAAGAG ATGCTGAACGGAAGAGTTTATATACACTGTTCTTGGAATCAGTGCAGTCTCGCCTGCGGCATGGGGAGGAGTCTGTCCCAGACATTATTACAGAACAGCAGGCCACAAAGCAGAGCCTGATAAAGATGCAGTCTATAGCAGAAAGACACTTGGAGCTGGATGATGTCCATGACCCGCTGCTGGCTATTAATTTTGCCAG attGTACTTGGAACAGAGTGACTTTCATGAGAAGTTTACTGGTGGGGATGTCTGTGTGGATAGGTCCTCAGAATCTGTGACGTGCCAGACTTTTGAACTGACACTGAGGTCTTGTCTTTATCCTCACATAGACAAGCAATACTTGGAATGCTGTGGTAATTTGATGCAAACTTTAAAGAAGGATTATAG GCTTGTAGAATATTTGCAGGCAATGAGAAATTTTTTCTTACTTGAAGCTGGAGATACCATGTATGACTTCTATACATCTATTTTTGACAAAATTAGAGAAAAGGAAACTTGGCAGAATGTCGCTTTCTTAAATGTTCACCTACAAGAAGCAGTTGGACAACGATATCCAGAGGACAGTACAAG GTTGTCAATATCATTTGAAAGTGTTGATACAGCAAAGAAGAAACTCCCTGTCCACACCTTAGATGGTTTGACATTGAGTTACAAG GTTCCTTGGCCTGTGGATATAGTTATAAGCTTAGAATGCCAAAAAATTTACAATCAAGTTTTTCTGCTCTTGCTGCAAATAAAGTGGGCCAAGTATAGTCTAGATGTTCTACGATTTGATG aactagTCTCTGCTGCAGAAAACTCACAGAATAAGGAAGGAACTTCATTAGAACAAGGAACACTTCCTGTATTTGGACcaccaaaagaaaatataaaacaacaAATACATCGCATGTTCCTCTTAAGAGTGAAACTTATGCATTTTGTCAACAGCCTGCACAACTACATCATGACTAGG attcTCCACAGTACAGGCTTGGAGTTTCAGCATCAGGTAGAAGAAGCCAAAGATTTAGATCAATTGATAAAGATTCATTACAGATATCTATCTACAATTCATGATCGCTGCTTACTGAGAGAAAAG gtAAGCTTTGTGAAGGAAGCTATAATGAAAGTGTTAAATTTAGTACTGATGTTTGCAGACCGTTGGCAAGCTGGTTTAGGGGCTTGGAA GATGGAATCCATAGAGAAGATggaatctgattttaaaaactgcCACATGTTTCTTGTAACTGTTCTCAACAAAGCTGTCTGTCGAGGCTCTTTTCCCCATT TGGAATCTTTAGCTTTGTCACTGATGGCTGGCATGGAACAAAGTTAA